In Spirosoma aureum, a single genomic region encodes these proteins:
- a CDS encoding RagB/SusD family nutrient uptake outer membrane protein, protein MNSSIKYWLYVGSVSLLFTACDSRLDVVPTQSIEQGQALNTEQDVQITLTGAYDGLNTSAAAQNGANLFGGAFQYIGDLLGDNRDVVFGGTYATIDEIWRKTVTTSNTVNRDVWLNSYSTINRTNNVLSALPKVSEANRGNIEGQARFIRGAVYFELVKLYGKSWNDGAPTANAGVPLVLTPTTSVSDADYRARNTVAEVYTQVLDDLTKAESLLPATQSGGTGFATKGAAAAILARVYLQQQNYAAARDAANRVITSGAYSLESNFTDVFDDATNDNELIFKIIITDQDGVNDMNTFYASVPNQGRGDVRVQSKFRQLYAAGDVRGTFFNTAGQNTFTSKFNDQYGDVPVVRLAEMYLVRAETNQRLNTSIGATPLADVNLIRNRAKAAPLTAVDLNAILLERRLELAFEGQQLADIKRTAGTVGTVAYNANNLVLPIPQREIDTNKKLVQNPGYN, encoded by the coding sequence ATGAATTCATCCATAAAATACTGGTTATACGTCGGTTCCGTTAGCCTATTGTTCACGGCCTGCGACAGCCGACTAGACGTTGTGCCGACTCAGAGTATCGAGCAGGGTCAGGCGTTAAATACCGAACAGGACGTTCAGATCACCTTAACCGGTGCTTATGATGGGCTGAATACATCTGCTGCCGCCCAAAACGGAGCTAACCTATTCGGTGGTGCCTTTCAGTATATTGGTGATCTGCTTGGCGATAACCGTGATGTTGTTTTTGGTGGTACCTACGCAACGATTGATGAGATCTGGCGCAAAACCGTTACAACGTCGAATACAGTCAATCGGGATGTATGGCTCAATAGTTACAGTACAATCAACCGTACCAACAACGTGCTGTCAGCATTACCTAAAGTTAGCGAAGCCAATCGCGGGAATATTGAAGGGCAAGCCCGCTTTATCCGGGGTGCGGTTTACTTTGAACTGGTTAAGCTCTACGGAAAAAGCTGGAACGATGGTGCACCAACGGCTAATGCAGGCGTACCGCTGGTACTCACGCCAACTACTTCTGTATCGGATGCCGACTACCGCGCCCGGAATACAGTAGCGGAAGTGTACACACAAGTACTGGACGACTTAACGAAAGCGGAAAGTTTATTACCCGCTACGCAGTCTGGCGGAACCGGTTTTGCCACCAAGGGAGCAGCAGCGGCTATACTGGCTCGCGTTTATCTTCAACAGCAAAACTATGCAGCTGCCCGCGATGCAGCCAATCGGGTTATTACTTCGGGCGCCTATAGCCTGGAGTCAAACTTTACGGATGTATTTGACGACGCAACGAATGATAATGAATTGATTTTCAAAATCATCATTACAGATCAGGATGGCGTCAATGACATGAATACATTCTACGCATCAGTACCTAATCAGGGGCGGGGCGATGTGCGTGTTCAATCCAAATTTCGCCAGCTCTATGCTGCGGGCGACGTGCGGGGAACGTTTTTCAACACGGCAGGACAGAATACGTTTACCAGTAAATTCAATGATCAGTATGGCGACGTTCCAGTTGTGCGGCTCGCTGAAATGTATCTCGTTCGCGCCGAAACAAACCAGCGTCTGAATACGAGTATTGGTGCGACTCCACTGGCCGATGTAAATCTGATCCGGAACCGGGCCAAAGCTGCTCCATTGACTGCTGTCGATCTGAACGCGATTCTGCTGGAACGTCGTCTTGAACTTGCTTTCGAAGGCCAGCAGCTTGCCGATATTAAACGCACGGCTGGCACAGTGGGGACGGTAGCCTATAACGCCAATAATCTTGTTCTGCCAATCCCACAACGGGAGATTGACACGAATAAGAAGCTGGTACAAAATCCGGGCTATAATTAA
- a CDS encoding SusC/RagA family TonB-linked outer membrane protein: protein MRKLLLVSFLFLVIACSSYAQSQVVSGRVTSSDDGAGLPGVSVSIKGRTQGTLTDASGNYRLSTDGNVTLVYSFIGFTSVEEPVNNRSVINVQLKTDVRNLSEVVVTGYGQQIKRDLTGNIAKVKAADIQDQPVTTFDQALQGKAAGVQINSGSGKLGQGIQVRVRGQSSVSASNQPLYVVDGTPVTTDNLSFNSASTNPLADINPQDIESVDILKDASAGAIYGARAANGVVLITTKRGKAGRTNINFGAQYGSSKPTKKLNFLNTDQYVKFYNQAAANSDRIEGLDPADPDSYSSYMKSFYDTQGLGTYGTPQQASTNWGDLAYQDAPYQQYDLNINGGNEKTTFYLSGQLLDQKGILVGNALQRYSGRLNLDHQVSDRFRTGFNIGLTRTFNQRISADNQFDNPMQMVALPPMTPATDPTTGLPVGTPPGDISIPVYYNPLINIGNAYFNTTVYRNISNVYGQLQIIKGLTFRTEFGLDVLNQQEELYYNSKTQRNFSAPQGVGQNRYVRVENYTTNNFFSYGTVFGKHAIDATLGMSYQQSQQKTNFTEGRDFPSDAYRQIVSAARKTDGSSTQTDYRFLSYFARANYKFSDRYLLGLSARVDGSSRFGRNSRYGFFPAISAGWVLSEESFLKNNNTISFLKLRSSYGRTGNAEIQNFPQLGLFTGDANYGSLPGQRPSQLANPDLKWETTNQFDIGLDFGILNNRINGEIDYYNKQTTGLLLNVNVPGTTGFATQFRNVGSLENKGFEFVLNTENLTGAFRWTTSFNAATNQNKITNLQGQIIEGGINAMSRAVEGQPLGVFFTQEYAGVDPANGDALWYKNTANPDGSLDRTTTNVYSQAQRVVMGSPLPKWTGGITNTFSYKGITLSVLFNGVFGNKINFYGVGRYSSANGRFEDNQTVDQLAAWTSQNTNTNVPEARLYYNNGAQSSSRFILDGAFVRLRTATLSYNLPKTLINRVKLNSVRFFVTGQNLLTFTKYAGWDPEVNADYIVSNIAQGYDFYTAPQARTITGGINIGF from the coding sequence ATGAGAAAACTCTTACTAGTTAGCTTCCTATTTCTTGTCATAGCTTGCAGTAGCTATGCACAGAGTCAGGTAGTATCAGGTAGGGTCACGTCATCGGATGACGGTGCCGGTCTACCAGGCGTATCGGTTAGTATAAAAGGCCGAACGCAGGGAACGCTGACCGACGCATCGGGCAATTACCGCCTGTCTACAGATGGGAACGTCACCCTTGTTTATAGCTTCATCGGCTTTACTTCGGTTGAAGAACCGGTAAACAATCGTTCGGTAATCAACGTACAACTGAAGACCGACGTACGTAATTTGAGCGAAGTCGTTGTTACGGGTTATGGCCAGCAGATCAAGCGTGATCTGACCGGTAATATTGCAAAGGTTAAGGCTGCCGATATTCAGGATCAGCCCGTAACTACTTTTGATCAGGCACTTCAGGGTAAAGCTGCCGGTGTTCAGATCAATTCAGGTTCGGGTAAATTAGGCCAGGGAATTCAGGTTCGGGTACGGGGTCAATCGTCGGTATCTGCCTCGAACCAACCTCTATATGTCGTTGACGGAACGCCGGTTACAACCGACAACCTGAGCTTCAATAGTGCTTCTACAAACCCATTGGCTGATATTAACCCGCAGGATATTGAGTCTGTCGATATTTTGAAGGATGCCTCGGCCGGGGCTATTTACGGAGCCAGAGCGGCCAATGGCGTTGTGCTGATTACGACCAAACGCGGAAAAGCCGGTCGGACGAATATCAACTTTGGCGCGCAATATGGATCGAGCAAACCGACGAAAAAACTTAATTTTCTGAATACGGACCAGTACGTCAAATTTTACAATCAGGCTGCTGCTAATTCAGACCGCATCGAGGGCCTTGACCCGGCTGATCCTGATTCGTATTCGTCCTACATGAAGAGCTTCTACGACACACAGGGGCTTGGCACCTATGGCACTCCACAACAGGCAAGTACAAACTGGGGAGACCTGGCTTATCAGGATGCACCGTATCAGCAGTATGACTTGAACATAAACGGCGGAAATGAAAAAACGACGTTCTATTTATCCGGTCAATTGCTGGATCAGAAAGGTATTCTGGTTGGTAACGCCCTGCAACGGTATTCTGGTCGTCTGAACCTTGACCATCAGGTGTCGGATCGCTTCCGCACAGGCTTCAACATTGGCCTGACCCGCACCTTTAACCAGCGCATTTCGGCAGATAACCAGTTTGATAATCCAATGCAGATGGTGGCGCTTCCACCCATGACACCTGCTACGGATCCAACTACGGGCCTCCCGGTAGGAACCCCTCCCGGCGACATCAGCATTCCGGTTTATTATAACCCGCTGATCAATATTGGCAATGCCTATTTTAACACAACGGTTTACCGGAATATCAGCAATGTGTATGGCCAGTTGCAGATTATAAAAGGCTTGACATTCCGCACGGAGTTTGGCCTCGACGTACTGAACCAGCAGGAAGAGCTGTACTACAACAGTAAAACACAGCGTAATTTCAGCGCCCCACAAGGCGTCGGCCAGAACCGCTACGTGCGCGTGGAGAATTACACAACCAACAATTTCTTTTCCTACGGTACCGTCTTCGGTAAGCATGCCATTGATGCTACGCTGGGTATGTCCTATCAGCAGTCTCAGCAAAAAACGAATTTCACCGAAGGTCGTGATTTCCCGTCGGACGCCTATCGCCAGATCGTTAGTGCAGCCCGCAAAACCGATGGTAGCTCAACCCAGACCGACTATCGCTTCCTGTCGTATTTTGCCAGAGCTAATTACAAATTCTCTGACCGATACCTGCTGGGCTTAAGTGCCCGTGTCGATGGGTCGTCACGGTTTGGTCGCAATAGCCGCTACGGCTTTTTCCCCGCGATTTCGGCAGGTTGGGTATTGTCGGAAGAAAGCTTCCTGAAAAATAATAATACCATCAGTTTTCTGAAGCTCCGCTCAAGTTATGGTCGGACAGGTAATGCCGAAATTCAGAACTTCCCCCAATTAGGCCTGTTTACCGGCGATGCCAATTATGGCTCATTACCCGGTCAGCGCCCGTCACAACTGGCCAACCCCGACCTGAAGTGGGAAACGACCAATCAGTTTGATATTGGTCTTGATTTCGGGATTCTCAACAACCGGATTAACGGCGAAATTGACTACTATAACAAGCAAACAACAGGCTTACTGCTGAACGTAAACGTTCCAGGTACAACTGGTTTCGCTACACAATTCCGGAACGTTGGTAGCCTGGAAAATAAAGGATTTGAGTTTGTATTGAATACCGAAAACCTGACGGGTGCTTTCCGGTGGACGACAAGCTTCAATGCGGCTACCAACCAGAACAAAATCACCAATCTGCAAGGCCAGATTATTGAAGGTGGTATCAACGCCATGAGCCGTGCCGTTGAAGGGCAGCCACTGGGTGTATTCTTCACGCAGGAGTACGCAGGTGTTGATCCGGCGAATGGGGATGCGCTCTGGTATAAAAATACGGCAAATCCTGATGGATCATTAGATCGCACCACAACGAATGTCTACAGCCAGGCACAGCGTGTCGTGATGGGAAGCCCACTGCCTAAATGGACTGGTGGTATCACCAACACCTTTAGCTATAAGGGAATTACATTGAGCGTTCTGTTCAACGGCGTATTTGGCAATAAGATCAATTTCTACGGTGTTGGCCGCTACTCTTCGGCAAATGGCCGTTTTGAAGATAACCAGACCGTCGATCAGCTAGCCGCCTGGACAAGTCAGAATACGAATACGAACGTACCGGAAGCCCGTTTGTATTATAACAACGGCGCTCAATCGTCGAGCCGATTTATCCTCGATGGTGCATTTGTCCGGCTGCGCACGGCTACGTTATCGTACAACTTACCGAAAACACTGATCAATCGGGTGAAATTGAATAGTGTACGTTTCTTCGTAACGGGTCAGAACCTCCTCACCTTCACGAAGTATGCGGGTTGGGATCCAGAAGTAAATGCCGATTATATCGTATCGAACATCGCTCAGGGCTATGATTTCTATACCGCTCCACAAGCTCGTACGATCACCGGCGGAATTAACATCGGTTTCTAA
- a CDS encoding M14 family metallopeptidase, with translation MNNYRHRLLLLCVALFSGLAAMAQVPKPADVFGFEPGADYKLANYKMLMDYYQRLDKASNRVQMVTIGKSVLGKPLLLLMVSSEANMKQLDHWRSVSEQLSRAKIDDAQARSLAASGKAIVWVDAGMHASEVASAQMMPELAYRMATEESSEMKKIRDQVVALLMVEMNPDGLDIVADWYNGNLGTPFETTQPPWLYHHYVGHDNNRDWFTNNMPETKAVSEVLYNQWYPQIVYNHHQTSPAWTRIFIPPFANPVNPQIHPAVTAGVNLVGTAMASRFAIKRMPGVVSQLRFSMWWNGGMRTVPYYHNQIGILTETAHATPSPRFYPPDSLPKTVGQGVTAATTGTEIFYADPWKGGQSHFRDAVNYMEEASMATLVLAADKREEFLYNIYRMGRDAIEAAGKGKPYAYIIPTEQWDKGEALNLVNMFRQSGVEVHRATQPFQVNNMSYAAGSYVIYGGQAFSPYVVDLMEKQVHPNQRLYPGGPPIPPYDLAGWTLPMQMGVSVAKIGTAFKAETELIKGLAPVVAGQVAESAGYGYLLSRNQNASVMAVNRLLKDGELVSIMPASTQSTDPKNFLIEKGASTDARIQKLAKELGVSFTAVASKPATVGKPLKLPKIGLYKSWVANMDEGWTRWLMETYGFPVDTLHDADIAKKDLSAYSAIIIPDQEVKRILNGHAANTMPAQYVGGLGLGGTVALQQYVSNGGTLVAFDGASDFAIELFGLPVKNVTDGLSSQQFYIPGSLIRTVIDTKHPLAYGMQPEAAAAFSNSRAFEVIRQVREGEGGREEVKAAPEPKVEVIASYAKKELLMSGWALNEDKYIAGKAAVVRAYQGKGTIVLFGFSPQFRGQPRGTYKLIFNTLYESTLPKNSGEQSAKSE, from the coding sequence ATGAACAACTATCGTCATCGTTTATTACTGCTTTGCGTGGCCTTGTTTTCGGGGCTGGCGGCTATGGCTCAGGTGCCAAAACCCGCCGATGTGTTTGGCTTCGAACCGGGAGCCGACTATAAGCTGGCTAACTACAAAATGCTGATGGACTATTATCAGCGTCTGGATAAAGCCAGTAATCGGGTGCAGATGGTGACCATTGGCAAATCGGTGCTGGGTAAACCGCTGTTATTGCTGATGGTGTCGAGCGAAGCCAACATGAAACAGCTGGATCACTGGCGGAGTGTTAGCGAGCAGCTTTCACGGGCAAAAATCGATGACGCTCAGGCGCGTAGTCTGGCGGCTTCGGGCAAGGCCATTGTGTGGGTCGATGCTGGTATGCACGCATCGGAAGTAGCATCGGCGCAGATGATGCCCGAACTGGCCTACCGCATGGCAACCGAAGAGTCGTCGGAGATGAAAAAAATTCGCGATCAGGTCGTTGCGCTGCTCATGGTTGAAATGAATCCCGATGGCCTCGATATTGTGGCTGACTGGTATAACGGTAATCTTGGAACACCCTTCGAAACCACGCAGCCGCCCTGGTTGTACCATCACTACGTTGGGCACGACAACAACCGCGACTGGTTTACGAATAACATGCCCGAAACAAAAGCCGTTTCGGAAGTACTTTACAATCAGTGGTATCCGCAAATTGTTTATAACCACCACCAAACGTCGCCCGCCTGGACCCGTATTTTCATTCCGCCTTTTGCCAACCCCGTTAATCCGCAGATTCACCCCGCTGTAACGGCAGGCGTCAATCTGGTCGGTACGGCAATGGCCAGCCGATTTGCCATTAAACGAATGCCGGGCGTGGTGTCACAACTGCGGTTCAGCATGTGGTGGAACGGTGGTATGCGGACGGTTCCTTACTACCACAACCAGATCGGTATTCTGACTGAAACGGCACATGCAACACCGTCACCCCGATTTTACCCACCCGATTCGCTGCCAAAAACCGTTGGTCAGGGCGTAACTGCTGCCACGACAGGTACCGAAATTTTTTATGCTGATCCCTGGAAAGGCGGCCAATCGCATTTCCGTGACGCGGTCAATTACATGGAAGAAGCATCGATGGCTACACTCGTCCTGGCGGCCGATAAACGCGAGGAGTTTCTGTATAACATTTACCGGATGGGCCGCGATGCTATCGAAGCGGCCGGCAAAGGGAAGCCGTATGCCTACATCATTCCAACCGAGCAATGGGATAAAGGCGAAGCCCTGAATCTGGTCAATATGTTTCGCCAAAGTGGGGTAGAGGTGCACCGGGCTACGCAGCCGTTTCAGGTCAATAATATGTCTTATGCAGCTGGTTCTTACGTCATTTACGGTGGGCAGGCCTTTAGCCCCTACGTCGTCGATCTGATGGAAAAGCAGGTTCATCCAAACCAACGGCTCTATCCGGGTGGTCCGCCGATTCCGCCATACGATCTGGCCGGTTGGACATTGCCCATGCAGATGGGTGTGAGCGTGGCCAAAATCGGCACTGCATTTAAGGCCGAAACCGAGTTGATAAAAGGACTGGCACCCGTTGTTGCGGGTCAGGTTGCCGAGAGTGCAGGATATGGATACCTGCTTTCCCGAAACCAGAACGCCAGCGTCATGGCCGTAAACCGTCTGCTAAAAGACGGTGAACTTGTGTCGATAATGCCTGCCAGCACCCAATCGACCGATCCGAAGAACTTCCTGATCGAAAAAGGAGCGTCAACCGATGCCCGTATCCAGAAACTGGCGAAGGAACTGGGTGTAAGTTTTACTGCCGTTGCCAGCAAACCAGCAACCGTGGGAAAGCCGCTGAAACTGCCCAAAATCGGCCTGTATAAATCGTGGGTAGCGAACATGGATGAAGGCTGGACACGCTGGCTGATGGAAACCTATGGGTTTCCGGTCGATACTTTACATGACGCCGACATCGCCAAAAAAGACTTGTCGGCTTATAGCGCAATTATCATTCCTGATCAGGAGGTGAAGCGGATTCTAAATGGTCATGCTGCTAACACAATGCCTGCTCAATACGTCGGTGGGTTAGGTCTGGGCGGTACAGTAGCTTTACAGCAGTATGTCTCGAATGGTGGAACGCTGGTCGCATTTGACGGTGCCAGTGACTTTGCGATTGAGCTGTTTGGGCTACCCGTTAAGAATGTTACCGACGGTTTGTCGAGTCAGCAGTTCTATATCCCCGGCTCGCTGATTCGGACAGTTATCGATACGAAGCATCCGCTGGCCTATGGTATGCAGCCCGAAGCGGCCGCTGCTTTCTCCAATAGTCGGGCATTTGAGGTTATTCGCCAGGTTCGCGAGGGCGAAGGCGGCCGTGAGGAGGTTAAAGCCGCCCCAGAACCGAAAGTAGAGGTGATTGCCAGCTATGCGAAAAAAGAGTTGCTGATGAGCGGCTGGGCCTTGAATGAAGACAAATACATTGCCGGAAAAGCCGCCGTTGTTCGAGCTTATCAGGGTAAAGGGACTATTGTTCTTTTCGGCTTTAGCCCACAATTCCGGGGCCAGCCACGCGGAACGTATAAATTGATTTTCAACACGCTTTATGAAAGTACATTGCCTAAAAATAGCGGTGAGCAGAGCGCCAAGAGTGAATAA
- a CDS encoding endonuclease III domain-containing protein, with product MKPDFDLDVVLNRIEQAIRPYPKAAMFELAERGYNSLFEQLISCIVSIRTLDETTIPVSLKLFEAARTPDQLLALDIPVLTGLLYGTTYPDQKAYTMHGIADRIVNEFGGELPADFATLISLKGVGPKCANLALGVATGQAAISVDVHVHRVVNRWGYVHTKQPEQTLNVLETQVPREQWVNINRLLMPFGKHICTGTLPHCSTCPVLAWCEQEGVERHR from the coding sequence ATGAAACCTGATTTTGATCTCGACGTTGTTCTGAACCGAATTGAGCAGGCTATTCGCCCATACCCCAAAGCCGCTATGTTTGAGCTGGCCGAACGAGGTTATAATAGTCTGTTTGAACAATTAATATCCTGTATTGTCTCCATTCGCACGCTGGACGAGACAACAATACCTGTTTCGCTAAAACTGTTTGAAGCAGCCCGAACCCCTGATCAACTTCTGGCGCTTGACATTCCTGTACTAACGGGTTTGCTATACGGCACGACCTATCCAGACCAGAAGGCGTATACCATGCATGGTATTGCCGATCGTATCGTCAATGAATTTGGGGGAGAATTGCCCGCCGATTTTGCTACGCTGATTTCGCTGAAGGGGGTTGGTCCAAAATGCGCCAATCTAGCCCTGGGCGTAGCAACAGGTCAGGCTGCGATCAGCGTCGATGTTCATGTGCATCGGGTCGTAAACCGGTGGGGCTATGTACATACCAAACAGCCCGAACAAACGCTGAACGTCTTGGAAACACAGGTACCACGTGAGCAGTGGGTCAATATCAATCGGCTATTGATGCCTTTCGGAAAGCACATCTGTACCGGCACACTGCCTCATTGTTCGACCTGCCCTGTGCTGGCGTGGTGTGAGCAGGAAGGGGTGGAGCGGCATCGATAA
- a CDS encoding OmpA family protein gives MNRLLLPLLVLVLLAPELRAQVQYATESPRVDDVNDRDVSIQRVELTAQYTVIYMKFEASQRVGRDLPFSIPMPNGRGGKIESTNNIGFQPTSRLYVNEGERSYKFIRAENIPLETRRRVQPGERVDFVAYFERIDPGYTTFDLFECKDGGGYVCFNFWGVHIINPPKKTYSQRTPKPQVQPKPQTQPQQPRYQPRTSPGAGTPDPTPPVTQPQTTPSAVAIGGITRDAKTKQLMSATVSFRLLSGAESAGDGSADSVRSNKSTGAYTIPVDRRGVYVVTASAKGYFSQSDTLATNRVNVNRNFDLIPIEAGATITLKNIYFNASQFDLQPESYPELDRLVTVMQENSTMTIRLEGHTDTVGDFDSNVELSRNRVNEVKRYLVAKGIGAGRIDTVGYGPSRPINKNKSLKERPENRRVEMVIINV, from the coding sequence ATGAACCGTCTATTACTTCCACTCCTTGTTCTGGTGCTGCTCGCACCGGAGCTACGTGCACAGGTACAATATGCCACCGAATCGCCCAGGGTAGATGATGTGAACGACCGCGACGTGTCGATACAGCGTGTTGAGCTAACGGCCCAATACACAGTCATTTACATGAAGTTTGAAGCCAGCCAGCGAGTGGGTCGCGACCTGCCTTTCAGCATCCCAATGCCGAACGGAAGAGGAGGGAAAATAGAGTCTACCAACAACATTGGTTTTCAGCCTACATCACGGCTGTATGTCAACGAGGGTGAACGATCGTATAAATTTATTCGGGCCGAGAATATTCCCCTCGAAACCCGTCGGCGGGTTCAGCCGGGTGAACGGGTAGATTTTGTCGCCTATTTTGAACGGATCGACCCCGGATACACTACGTTCGATTTGTTTGAATGTAAAGATGGTGGTGGCTATGTGTGTTTTAATTTCTGGGGGGTTCACATCATCAATCCGCCCAAAAAGACCTACTCACAACGGACACCCAAGCCACAGGTTCAGCCAAAACCACAAACACAACCACAGCAACCACGCTACCAGCCCCGGACATCGCCAGGCGCTGGAACGCCAGACCCAACCCCGCCCGTAACACAACCACAGACAACTCCATCGGCTGTGGCAATTGGTGGGATTACACGTGATGCCAAAACTAAGCAGTTAATGAGTGCAACAGTCAGTTTTCGGCTGCTATCCGGTGCTGAGTCGGCCGGCGATGGCTCGGCTGATTCTGTTCGGAGTAATAAATCAACAGGAGCCTATACGATTCCAGTCGATCGGCGCGGGGTGTACGTTGTGACCGCTTCGGCAAAAGGCTATTTCAGCCAGAGCGATACCCTCGCCACGAATCGCGTCAACGTAAATCGGAATTTCGATCTGATTCCAATTGAAGCCGGAGCCACCATTACGCTGAAGAATATTTATTTTAATGCTTCCCAGTTCGACCTTCAGCCTGAATCCTACCCTGAACTGGATCGACTCGTAACCGTAATGCAGGAGAATTCGACAATGACTATCCGGCTCGAAGGGCATACAGACACGGTTGGCGATTTCGATTCGAACGTTGAACTGTCCCGGAATCGGGTCAATGAGGTGAAGCGATACCTGGTGGCGAAAGGAATCGGCGCGGGCCGAATCGATACAGTCGGTTATGGTCCATCGCGACCAATCAATAAAAATAAAAGCCTGAAAGAGCGTCCTGAAAATCGTCGTGTAGAGATGGTGATTATAAACGTATAA
- a CDS encoding DUF4468 domain-containing protein — MKILIPFLVLFSINVLAQVKLPTNDLGQVQYQELVRLPDATRPTKQIITQARSWLAQQFPNESDAEQQFDQEHNILFVKSAYRIDDQLIRYTLTIESKFGRYRATITDLIAEGNGLSLPVRPDSPTAEEMSRSSDNKTKSTAVINQAVRQQADLYRQIDKECHDTLASLKEYMVSLAAKKTD, encoded by the coding sequence ATGAAAATTCTGATACCATTTCTAGTATTGTTCTCAATTAACGTACTAGCCCAGGTCAAATTGCCAACCAATGACCTTGGACAGGTTCAATACCAGGAGTTAGTGCGCCTGCCCGACGCAACACGCCCAACCAAACAAATCATTACTCAGGCACGCTCGTGGCTGGCACAGCAATTCCCCAACGAAAGCGATGCTGAGCAACAATTCGATCAGGAACATAACATTCTATTTGTCAAATCGGCCTACCGTATCGACGATCAGCTGATCCGGTATACGCTTACCATCGAGTCGAAATTTGGACGCTACCGGGCCACGATAACCGATCTCATCGCAGAGGGCAATGGACTTTCGCTACCCGTCCGGCCCGATAGCCCTACTGCAGAAGAAATGAGTCGTTCTTCCGATAATAAAACAAAAAGTACGGCTGTAATAAATCAGGCAGTTCGCCAGCAAGCTGATTTATACCGGCAAATCGATAAAGAATGTCACGATACACTGGCTAGCTTAAAAGAGTATATGGTATCGCTGGCAGCAAAAAAAACAGACTAA